From Deltaproteobacteria bacterium, a single genomic window includes:
- a CDS encoding amidohydrolase — protein sequence MTYDLIIKAGHLVTMNASGEVLSDALVCVKDGLIEKVLTPESAEPAPPSGEIIDASSSIVAPGLVNAHGHAPMTLFRGLADDLLLSDWLFNHIFPAEARHMNPENARAGTLLAAAEMLLSGTTACCDGYFFEDEVARAFADSGMRAVAGFGMLDPVDGTDPMKNVEEAAAFALKLKGENPRISPSIFCHSPYTCSEKTLVAAKRETKRQGILFQTHAAETRAEREESISRHGKSPIAYLAGLGLLDPDTLLVHCVWCDDEDIKIIADTGAKVAVCTSSQMKLASGVAPVAKFLAAGVTVGLGTDGAASSNSLDMFLEMNLTAKLHKVTSLDPTALPARQALLMATLGAARAMGLGEVTGSIEPGKRADIIVLDPEAPALNPVYDPVSALVYAASGPCVRHVLVDGKIVVKDGKITTFDLHEALKRVREIARSIKGA from the coding sequence ATGACTTACGACCTCATCATAAAGGCCGGGCATCTGGTCACCATGAACGCTTCGGGCGAAGTCCTTTCGGACGCCCTGGTCTGCGTGAAGGACGGCCTGATCGAAAAGGTGCTGACGCCCGAATCGGCGGAGCCAGCGCCACCGTCAGGGGAGATCATCGACGCATCGTCCTCCATCGTGGCCCCCGGCCTCGTGAACGCCCACGGCCACGCGCCCATGACCCTTTTCCGGGGCCTTGCCGACGATCTTCTACTCTCTGACTGGCTTTTCAACCACATTTTCCCCGCCGAGGCCCGGCACATGAACCCGGAAAACGCCAGGGCCGGGACCCTTCTTGCGGCGGCGGAGATGCTCCTTTCGGGAACAACGGCCTGCTGCGACGGGTATTTTTTCGAGGACGAGGTGGCCCGCGCCTTCGCGGACTCCGGGATGAGGGCGGTTGCCGGTTTCGGGATGCTGGACCCGGTGGACGGCACGGACCCCATGAAAAACGTGGAGGAAGCGGCGGCCTTCGCCTTAAAGCTTAAAGGCGAAAATCCCCGGATTTCGCCCTCCATCTTCTGCCACAGCCCCTACACCTGCTCGGAAAAGACCCTGGTTGCGGCCAAGAGGGAGACTAAGAGGCAGGGAATCCTCTTTCAGACCCACGCCGCCGAGACCCGCGCCGAGCGCGAGGAGTCAATCTCCCGGCACGGGAAAAGCCCCATTGCTTACCTTGCGGGCCTGGGCCTGCTGGACCCGGACACCCTCCTGGTCCACTGCGTTTGGTGCGACGACGAGGATATAAAAATCATCGCCGATACCGGGGCTAAGGTGGCGGTATGCACCTCCAGCCAGATGAAGCTGGCGAGCGGCGTCGCGCCTGTGGCGAAATTCCTGGCTGCGGGCGTCACCGTGGGCCTTGGGACGGACGGGGCGGCTTCGTCCAACAGCCTCGACATGTTCCTTGAAATGAACCTGACCGCCAAGCTCCACAAGGTTACAAGCCTCGACCCCACGGCGCTTCCCGCAAGGCAGGCTCTTCTAATGGCCACTTTGGGCGCGGCCCGCGCCATGGGCCTGGGGGAAGTGACCGGCTCCATCGAGCCGGGAAAGCGGGCGGACATCATCGTCCTGGACCCGGAGGCTCCGGCGCTCAACCCGGTGTATGACCCGGTTTCGGCCCTGGTTTACGCGGCCTCCGGCCCCTGTGTGCGCCACGTCCTGGTTGACGGAAAAATCGTGGTGAAAGACGGAAAAATCACAACCTTCGATCTTCATGAGGCCCTTAAGCGGGTGCGCGAAATCGCCCGCTCCATAAAGGGCGCCTGA
- a CDS encoding radical SAM protein, with the protein MSYRYLFGPVPSRRLGLSLGVDLLPPKTCSLNCVYCECGGTTHLAIRRGELVPVADVCAELSSRLYESPLPDWVTFAGSGEPTLHTGLGDVADHIKKIAPDRRIAVLTNGTLMDDPSVRAACKKADLVAVSVDAASPEAFSLINRPHPGLDLARIFSGIETFRREYAGILWAEVFLVPGINDSDEELLLIRDALFRIAPDEIQVNCLDRPGAEDWVGRPSEEGLARAAGILNAKMIGRARGRADNPPKAADPTALILEAAKRRPLTEDDVSRVISASVQDSGLLLEGLVKKGLLVAKKGERGVFYGVS; encoded by the coding sequence GTGTCCTACCGTTATCTGTTCGGTCCGGTCCCGTCCCGGAGGCTTGGGTTGTCACTGGGAGTGGACCTTCTGCCGCCCAAAACGTGCAGCCTAAACTGTGTTTACTGCGAGTGCGGCGGAACCACGCACCTTGCCATAAGGCGCGGCGAGCTGGTTCCGGTGGCGGACGTCTGCGCCGAGCTTTCGAGCCGGCTTTACGAGTCCCCCCTTCCCGACTGGGTCACCTTTGCCGGGTCCGGGGAGCCCACCCTGCACACGGGCCTTGGGGACGTGGCCGACCACATCAAAAAAATCGCGCCCGATCGCCGTATAGCCGTTCTCACCAACGGCACCCTGATGGATGACCCGTCGGTGAGGGCCGCCTGCAAAAAGGCCGACCTGGTGGCCGTATCGGTGGATGCGGCAAGCCCGGAGGCCTTTTCTTTGATCAACAGGCCCCATCCCGGCCTGGACCTTGCCCGGATATTTTCGGGAATCGAGACTTTCCGGCGGGAATATGCAGGCATTCTGTGGGCCGAGGTCTTTCTGGTTCCGGGAATCAACGATTCCGACGAAGAGCTTCTACTCATCAGGGACGCGCTTTTTCGGATCGCGCCAGATGAAATCCAGGTGAACTGCCTGGACAGGCCGGGCGCGGAAGACTGGGTGGGCCGCCCTTCGGAGGAAGGCCTTGCCCGCGCAGCCGGAATATTGAACGCGAAGATGATAGGCAGGGCCAGGGGCAGGGCGGACAACCCTCCGAAGGCCGCCGATCCCACGGCCCTGATACTGGAGGCCGCAAAAAGGCGTCCCCTCACAGAAGACGACGTAAGCCGGGTCATCTCAGCCTCTGTCCAAGACTCCGGCCTGCTTCTGGAAGGCTTGGTGAAAAAGGGGCTCCTGGTGGCCAAAAAAGGGGAGCGCGGCGTTTTTTACGGCGTGTCCTGA
- a CDS encoding purine-nucleoside phosphorylase, with product MSGYVETVHEVSRWLSGRISALPEIGLITGTGLGNAAEGGKTASFSYSEIPHFPVSTVAGHQGRLVFGQIAGRSVMALQGRFHLYEGYSAREVAFPIRVMQAMGVKTLFIATAAGGIDPGLETGDLMLISDHINLTGENPLAGKNEDDWGPRFPEMNAAYDPALLKTALTLGAGLGLSVKKGVYAGLKGPSLETPAEIRWLSTIGADAVGFSTVNEVIAAVHAGMDVLGVAVITNTTSPGKTSSASLKDILAVAGQAAPRVTSLFQRVLETRAVCAE from the coding sequence ATGAGCGGATACGTCGAGACAGTTCACGAGGTTTCCAGGTGGCTTTCGGGAAGGATAAGCGCCCTGCCCGAAATCGGCCTCATCACGGGCACCGGCCTCGGAAACGCGGCTGAGGGCGGAAAAACCGCATCCTTCTCCTATTCCGAAATTCCGCATTTTCCTGTCTCCACGGTGGCGGGCCACCAGGGCAGGCTTGTTTTCGGCCAGATTGCCGGGCGCTCCGTCATGGCCCTCCAGGGGCGCTTTCACCTCTACGAGGGCTACTCGGCCCGCGAGGTCGCCTTTCCCATAAGGGTCATGCAGGCAATGGGGGTGAAAACCCTTTTCATCGCCACCGCTGCTGGGGGAATCGATCCCGGCCTTGAAACCGGGGACCTCATGCTGATAAGCGATCACATAAACCTTACCGGGGAAAACCCCCTGGCCGGAAAGAACGAGGATGACTGGGGCCCAAGGTTTCCCGAAATGAACGCGGCCTACGACCCGGCCCTCCTGAAAACGGCCCTTACCCTGGGGGCGGGCCTTGGACTTAGCGTAAAAAAGGGCGTTTACGCGGGCCTGAAAGGGCCTTCCCTGGAAACCCCGGCTGAAATAAGATGGCTTTCAACCATCGGGGCCGACGCAGTGGGCTTTTCCACGGTGAACGAGGTCATAGCCGCCGTCCACGCGGGCATGGATGTCCTTGGGGTGGCGGTGATAACCAACACCACCTCGCCCGGAAAGACCAGTTCCGCCAGCCTGAAGGACATACTCGCCGTGGCTGGCCAGGCCGCCCCCAGGGTTACCTCCCTTTTTCAGAGGGTTCTGGAAACCCGTGCGGTTTGCGCGGAATAA
- a CDS encoding radical SAM protein — MHSASKKARPFIAPVFLPQEGCPHRCIFCDQKGATGITQAPPLTPSGVREAVEGFLPFCGPDRGKIEIAFYGGNFLGLAPERAEELLAEAARYVSEGRADCIRLSTRPDTISGQSLDLCEKYPVAVIEVGVQSMDDAVLSACNRGHSADCARIAVQKIKARGIGVGVHLMVGLPGETADSLAATARAVAEMAPDFVRIHPTLVVSESPLEKIWRTGGYRTLSLEQAVARTLIVYEVMEGAGIKVARMGLFTPQGQACESILAGPVHPAFGHLVQSESFRKKAAALLAAQNSRGQKPSFGVNPKSVSRFRGMNNDNVRRLCLEFGLLGMDVVPDPALELSELVLIAYPT; from the coding sequence ATGCATTCAGCATCAAAAAAGGCCCGCCCCTTCATCGCTCCGGTCTTCCTGCCCCAGGAGGGCTGCCCCCACCGCTGCATTTTCTGCGACCAGAAAGGCGCAACCGGAATTACCCAGGCCCCGCCGCTCACCCCTTCGGGGGTCCGGGAGGCGGTGGAGGGCTTTCTGCCCTTCTGCGGCCCGGACCGGGGCAAAATCGAGATAGCCTTTTACGGCGGCAATTTTCTGGGCCTCGCGCCCGAAAGGGCCGAAGAGCTTCTGGCCGAGGCCGCCCGATACGTTTCTGAGGGCAGGGCCGACTGCATAAGGCTTTCCACCAGGCCGGACACCATTTCCGGCCAGAGCCTCGACCTTTGCGAAAAATACCCCGTGGCCGTGATTGAGGTGGGCGTACAGAGCATGGACGACGCCGTGCTTTCGGCCTGCAACCGGGGCCACTCGGCTGATTGCGCGCGAATCGCGGTGCAAAAGATCAAGGCGCGGGGCATTGGCGTGGGCGTCCACCTCATGGTGGGGCTTCCGGGCGAAACGGCGGATTCCCTGGCCGCCACGGCCAGGGCGGTGGCCGAAATGGCCCCGGATTTCGTGCGGATACATCCCACCCTGGTGGTTTCCGAAAGCCCCCTGGAAAAAATCTGGAGGACAGGCGGGTACAGGACCCTGAGCCTTGAACAGGCCGTGGCGCGCACCCTTATTGTTTACGAGGTGATGGAAGGGGCCGGGATAAAGGTGGCCCGCATGGGCCTTTTCACCCCCCAGGGCCAGGCTTGCGAGTCGATCCTGGCGGGCCCTGTCCACCCGGCCTTCGGGCACTTGGTGCAAAGCGAGAGCTTCCGCAAAAAAGCCGCCGCCCTCCTTGCGGCCCAAAATTCAAGGGGCCAAAAGCCGTCCTTCGGGGTCAATCCCAAAAGCGTGTCGCGGTTCCGGGGCATGAACAACGACAACGTGAGAAGGCTTTGCCTCGAATTCGGGCTTCTCGGCATGGATGTCGTCCCCGACCCCGCCCTTGAGCTTTCGGAGTTGGTTCTGATCGCTTATCCCACCTGA
- a CDS encoding HEPN domain-containing protein, whose product MIPEIEMLLNKAEESLDAAELLSKSGYQSFSASRAYYAMFYVAEAFLVSLGQSYSSHGGVIGAFGREFSKTRKVDPKFHRYLINAQDMRNTGDYGLTESITGHETAEMISWAREFLSCAQEYFKK is encoded by the coding sequence GTGATTCCGGAAATTGAAATGCTCCTTAACAAAGCCGAAGAAAGCCTGGATGCCGCAGAGCTTCTTTCAAAGAGCGGCTATCAAAGTTTTTCAGCTTCCAGGGCTTATTATGCCATGTTTTATGTGGCAGAGGCTTTTCTTGTGTCTCTTGGCCAGTCTTATTCAAGTCACGGTGGCGTAATTGGTGCTTTTGGCAGGGAGTTTTCGAAAACCCGAAAAGTGGACCCAAAGTTTCATCGCTATCTTATAAACGCCCAGGATATGCGCAATACCGGAGATTATGGCCTGACCGAGTCAATTACAGGCCATGAAACAGCAGAAATGATTTCATGGGCCAGGGAATTTCTCTCCTGCGCACAAGAGTATTTTAAAAAATGA
- the kdsB gene encoding 3-deoxy-manno-octulosonate cytidylyltransferase: protein MRVAVVIPSRYGSTRFPGKPLALIAGKSMIRHVYERAAGALSVTEVVVATDDQRVYDEVKSFGGNVRMTSASCRSGTDRAAETARLLGLDPTDIVVNVQGDQPVFEPASLDEVTAPLLADPSVGMSTLAFEIVRESEITDPKDVKVVMDSFGFALYFSRSPIPFGRDPGTRFPTYKHLGIYAYTREFLERFAALPEGPLENIEKLEQLRALEHGLKIRVVVTAYDSPEVDLPSDVPRIRAMMEE, encoded by the coding sequence ATGCGCGTAGCGGTTGTAATTCCATCCAGGTACGGCTCCACCCGCTTTCCCGGAAAGCCCCTGGCGCTGATAGCCGGAAAATCCATGATACGGCACGTGTACGAGAGGGCCGCCGGAGCTTTGTCCGTAACCGAGGTGGTTGTGGCCACCGACGACCAGCGGGTCTACGACGAGGTGAAAAGTTTCGGCGGAAACGTCCGCATGACCTCGGCCTCGTGCCGCTCCGGCACCGACCGGGCCGCCGAAACCGCCCGGCTTCTGGGGCTCGATCCCACCGACATCGTGGTGAACGTTCAGGGCGACCAGCCGGTTTTCGAGCCCGCAAGCCTCGACGAGGTCACGGCCCCGCTTCTTGCCGACCCGTCCGTCGGCATGAGCACCCTGGCCTTTGAAATAGTGCGGGAAAGTGAGATCACCGACCCCAAGGACGTCAAGGTGGTGATGGATAGCTTCGGCTTCGCCCTTTATTTTTCGCGCTCGCCCATCCCCTTCGGGCGCGACCCCGGAACCCGGTTTCCCACTTATAAGCATCTGGGGATATACGCTTATACCAGGGAATTTTTGGAGCGTTTCGCGGCCCTGCCGGAAGGGCCCCTGGAAAACATAGAAAAGCTGGAGCAGCTAAGGGCCCTGGAACACGGCCTTAAAATCCGCGTGGTTGTGACGGCCTACGATTCGCCAGAGGTTGACCTGCCCTCGGACGTTCCGCGCATAAGGGCCATGATGGAAGAGTGA
- the dksA gene encoding RNA polymerase-binding protein DksA yields MKKRDLEEFRNLLNAQLQDLLSQAGDTVSGMSTQKESFPDPTDRASAETDRNFMLRIRDRESKLIKKVKKALERIDNGTFGLCEECGEDISLARLRARPVTTQCIECKTRQEAMEKALGV; encoded by the coding sequence ATGAAAAAAAGAGACCTCGAAGAATTCAGGAACCTTTTGAACGCCCAGCTTCAGGATCTCCTGAGCCAGGCCGGCGACACCGTTTCCGGCATGTCGACCCAGAAGGAGAGCTTCCCCGACCCCACCGACCGCGCCTCGGCTGAGACCGACCGCAATTTCATGCTGCGCATAAGGGACCGGGAAAGTAAGCTCATCAAGAAGGTGAAAAAGGCCCTGGAACGCATTGACAACGGGACCTTCGGACTCTGCGAGGAGTGCGGCGAGGATATAAGCCTGGCGCGCCTTAGGGCCCGCCCGGTCACCACCCAGTGCATCGAATGCAAGACCCGGCAGGAGGCCATGGAGAAGGCCCTTGGCGTTTGA
- a CDS encoding TRAP transporter large permease, which yields MSTTTVGVIGIILMVVLLFSRMPVAFVMAFLGVAGFAYLRDFPSASALLATDLYTEFSHYGLTVIPLFVLMGQIAYYAGISRRLYDSAYVLVGHLRGGLAIATVGACAAFSAVCGSTNATAATMAVVTLPEMKRYGYDDALATGTVAAAGSLGILIPPSVIFIVYGILTEQSIGKLFASGVIPGILLALMFVATVVIRVWLNPALAPAGEKTSIREKAMSFLGVGETLALFIMVIGGMFLGIFTPTEAAAVGAALTLLIAVLRRQISWADFVKSLLDTTRISCMVMTIVACATVFGHFMNVTFLPNRLAEWVVHLAIPPWAVMSLIIMIYLAGGCFMDSLAMIMLTVPIFYPVILQLGFDPIWFGVIIVLVTEMGVITPPVGVNVYVVAGIAKDVPLEKIFRGVLPMVVPLLILCALLIAFPRIALYLPSLMK from the coding sequence ATGAGCACAACAACCGTAGGCGTCATCGGCATCATTTTAATGGTGGTTCTTCTGTTTTCCCGTATGCCCGTGGCCTTTGTCATGGCCTTTCTGGGGGTGGCGGGTTTCGCGTATTTAAGGGATTTCCCCTCGGCCTCGGCCCTTCTGGCCACCGACCTTTACACGGAATTTTCCCATTACGGTTTAACCGTCATTCCCCTTTTCGTCCTCATGGGCCAGATCGCCTACTACGCGGGCATAAGCCGAAGGCTTTACGACTCGGCCTACGTCCTGGTGGGGCATCTGCGGGGCGGGCTTGCAATCGCCACGGTGGGGGCCTGCGCGGCCTTTTCGGCGGTGTGCGGCTCCACAAACGCAACTGCGGCCACCATGGCTGTGGTGACGCTGCCGGAAATGAAGCGCTACGGCTATGACGACGCGCTGGCCACAGGCACCGTGGCGGCGGCGGGAAGCCTTGGAATCCTCATTCCGCCCTCGGTGATCTTCATCGTTTACGGAATCCTCACGGAGCAGTCCATAGGCAAGCTCTTCGCCTCCGGGGTCATTCCGGGCATACTGCTTGCGCTCATGTTCGTGGCCACCGTCGTAATTCGCGTGTGGCTCAATCCCGCGCTTGCGCCAGCCGGGGAAAAGACCAGCATCCGGGAAAAGGCCATGTCGTTTTTGGGCGTGGGGGAGACCCTCGCCCTTTTCATCATGGTGATCGGCGGCATGTTTCTGGGGATATTCACCCCCACCGAGGCGGCGGCGGTGGGCGCGGCCTTAACGCTTCTCATCGCCGTGCTCAGAAGGCAGATAAGCTGGGCGGATTTCGTGAAGAGCCTTCTGGATACCACCCGCATCTCCTGCATGGTGATGACCATAGTGGCCTGCGCCACGGTGTTCGGGCACTTCATGAACGTCACCTTTCTGCCGAACCGGCTGGCGGAATGGGTCGTCCACCTTGCGATTCCGCCCTGGGCCGTGATGAGCCTCATCATCATGATCTATCTGGCCGGAGGCTGCTTCATGGACTCTCTGGCCATGATAATGCTCACCGTGCCGATTTTTTACCCGGTCATACTGCAACTGGGCTTTGACCCCATCTGGTTCGGGGTCATAATCGTCCTGGTTACCGAAATGGGGGTCATAACCCCGCCGGTGGGGGTGAACGTTTACGTTGTGGCGGGAATAGCGAAGGACGTTCCGCTGGAAAAAATATTCAGGGGCGTTCTGCCCATGGTTGTGCCGCTTCTTATCCTGTGCGCCCTCTTGATCGCCTTTCCCCGGATAGCGCTTTATCTTCCGAGCCTCATGAAATGA
- a CDS encoding type II secretion system F family protein, whose translation MAIWLWEGKNRKNENQKGQIDAPDEAAVRVHLRRMSITPSKIKKKPKDIFENIAMFQPKVSQTDVIIFARQFSTMIDAGLPLIQCLDILQNQQENKTFKRILVDIKNSVESGSTLADTLRKYPKLFDDLFVNMVAAGEIGGILDTILQRLAAYMEKAAELKARVKGAMTYPIIVLCVAALVVGVILVFVIPVFEKMFADFGSALPVPTQIVVAMSNFVKTNVPFMIGGLFVTGYAFRRFRGTKKGQRITDELLLKSPVFGSLLRKTAVAKFTRTMGTMLSSGVSILESLEIVAKTAGNMVIEAAVYKVRSGISEGRTMSEPLSETGVFPSMVVQMISVGEQTGALDSMLEKIADFYDKEVDQAVDNLTAMIEPIMMVFLGTVIGGLVVSMYLPIFKMAGAVGG comes from the coding sequence ATGGCGATATGGCTCTGGGAAGGCAAGAACCGGAAGAACGAGAACCAGAAGGGGCAGATCGACGCGCCGGACGAGGCCGCAGTACGGGTCCACCTGCGCAGGATGAGCATTACCCCGTCCAAGATCAAGAAAAAGCCCAAGGACATTTTTGAAAACATCGCGATGTTTCAGCCGAAGGTCAGCCAGACCGACGTCATCATCTTCGCGCGCCAGTTTTCCACAATGATCGACGCCGGCCTTCCCCTGATACAGTGCCTGGACATTCTTCAGAACCAGCAGGAAAACAAGACCTTTAAAAGGATCCTGGTGGATATTAAAAACTCCGTGGAAAGCGGCTCCACCCTGGCCGACACCTTAAGGAAGTATCCCAAGCTCTTTGACGACCTTTTCGTGAACATGGTGGCCGCAGGCGAAATCGGCGGTATTCTGGACACCATTCTCCAGCGCCTTGCCGCCTACATGGAAAAGGCGGCGGAATTGAAGGCCCGCGTCAAGGGCGCAATGACCTACCCCATCATCGTTCTTTGCGTCGCCGCCCTGGTGGTCGGCGTCATCCTGGTGTTCGTCATCCCGGTTTTCGAGAAGATGTTCGCCGATTTCGGCAGCGCCCTTCCTGTGCCAACCCAGATCGTCGTGGCCATGTCCAATTTCGTCAAGACAAACGTGCCTTTCATGATAGGCGGGCTCTTCGTGACGGGCTACGCGTTCAGAAGATTCCGGGGCACCAAGAAGGGCCAGCGCATCACCGACGAGCTGCTCCTCAAATCCCCGGTCTTCGGCTCCCTTCTGCGTAAGACCGCCGTGGCCAAGTTCACCCGCACCATGGGCACCATGCTTTCCTCCGGCGTCTCCATTCTGGAGTCCCTTGAAATAGTGGCCAAGACCGCAGGCAACATGGTCATCGAGGCCGCCGTTTACAAGGTCCGCTCCGGCATCTCCGAGGGCCGCACCATGAGCGAGCCCCTGAGCGAAACCGGCGTGTTCCCCTCAATGGTGGTCCAGATGATCTCCGTCGGCGAGCAGACGGGCGCACTGGACTCCATGCTGGAAAAAATCGCGGATTTCTACGACAAGGAAGTGGATCAGGCAGTCGACAACCTGACAGCCATGATCGAGCCCATAATGATGGTCTTTCTGGGTACGGTCATCGGCGGGCTCGTTGTCTCCATGTATCTTCCGATCTTCAAGATGGCGGGCGCAGTCGGGGGATAG
- a CDS encoding nucleotidyltransferase domain-containing protein — translation MNPPKNAQAILDKYREGLFAIFGEKLKNVILFGSRARGDSHSGSDIDVLCVMDGPFEYGEMIRKTGELTASLSLDFDAVLSRAFVSEDEYLYCNLPFFQNVRREGIRL, via the coding sequence ATGAATCCACCAAAAAACGCCCAGGCGATTCTTGACAAATACCGGGAAGGACTTTTCGCAATCTTCGGCGAAAAACTGAAAAACGTTATCCTGTTCGGGTCGCGGGCGCGCGGGGACTCGCATTCAGGATCGGACATCGACGTGTTATGCGTGATGGACGGACCCTTCGAGTATGGTGAGATGATCCGAAAAACCGGCGAACTTACTGCATCACTCAGCCTAGACTTCGACGCGGTCCTTTCCCGCGCCTTTGTTTCGGAGGATGAATACTTATACTGCAACCTTCCTTTCTTCCAGAACGTACGCCGGGAGGGAATAAGGCTGTGA
- a CDS encoding NUDIX domain-containing protein codes for MKLVNTLFYRAARLYWQVTGPLTVGVRVCAVKNDAVLLVKPTYQKYWCFPGGGVKRLETLVDAARRETREEAGAILGDPLVLMGVYTAFGEGKSDHVALFLSRDFTMNGRRFPSLEIERCAFFPLDRAISDKAVSPATRRRLREYLAWDGTVKVGGW; via the coding sequence ATGAAGCTCGTCAACACTCTTTTTTACAGGGCCGCAAGGCTTTACTGGCAGGTGACCGGCCCGCTCACCGTGGGGGTGCGGGTCTGTGCGGTGAAAAACGACGCGGTTTTGCTGGTCAAGCCAACCTACCAGAAATACTGGTGTTTTCCCGGCGGCGGGGTTAAAAGGCTGGAGACCCTCGTGGATGCGGCCCGGCGCGAGACCCGCGAGGAGGCAGGCGCGATCCTGGGCGATCCCCTGGTCCTCATGGGCGTGTACACGGCCTTCGGAGAGGGAAAGAGCGATCACGTGGCCCTGTTTTTAAGCCGGGACTTCACCATGAACGGAAGGCGTTTTCCAAGCCTTGAGATCGAGCGATGCGCTTTTTTCCCCCTGGACCGGGCCATAAGCGACAAGGCCGTCTCCCCGGCCACCCGCAGAAGGCTTCGGGAGTATCTGGCCTGGGATGGAACGGTTAAGGTGGGCGGATGGTAA
- the rnc gene encoding ribonuclease III, producing MAFEEAVGGIDLHVHSTASDGSFSPAEIMGMAAEAGLRAVALTDHDTVSGVSAVLAAGVPDSLIFVPGLEISVEVPHPFPDSGVFHLLGYFIDPDSPRLGETLARLRNARRERNPKILARLNDLGVNLSYDDVARFAPDGQVGRPHFAQALVSAGAALDFSDAFKKYLAKGSPAYVSKFRLPADEALEAVLGAGGLAVLAHPSSLGMDPSTLASFLLHLKGLGLSGIEALYPSHSPDSTERYISLARELDLSVTGGTDFHGLAKPDVALGIGRGGFFVPFSAYEELFARRGPRGFVRPPHSQLEARLGYRFNRPEILAEALTHSSHLGDGAPCGTRDNQRLEFLGDAVLGLCVAMLLMERLPEADEGQLTRMRAALVSEKALADLARSLELGPHIVLSRGEAGARGYDKNGILADCFEAVTGAMFQDGGADACQAFVNEFFSPLVPENGHSCQADHKTRLQEVSQRLFSGSPRYEDVASSGPSHNRTFVMRVNLPNGISALGTGRSKKAAEQNAAKSVLSLMEKLGES from the coding sequence TTGGCGTTTGAAGAAGCGGTTGGCGGGATCGATCTCCACGTCCACTCAACGGCTTCCGACGGATCGTTTTCGCCTGCCGAAATCATGGGGATGGCGGCTGAAGCGGGCCTGCGCGCGGTGGCCCTCACGGACCACGACACCGTTTCGGGCGTTAGCGCGGTGTTGGCGGCGGGCGTCCCCGACTCGCTAATATTCGTTCCCGGTCTTGAGATATCGGTGGAGGTTCCGCATCCTTTTCCCGATTCAGGGGTTTTTCACCTTCTGGGCTATTTCATAGACCCCGATTCCCCCCGGCTGGGCGAGACCCTGGCCCGGCTGCGAAACGCCCGCCGGGAGCGCAACCCGAAAATTCTCGCACGCCTGAACGACCTTGGCGTAAACTTAAGCTACGACGACGTGGCCCGCTTCGCCCCGGACGGGCAGGTGGGCCGTCCCCACTTCGCCCAGGCCCTGGTGAGCGCGGGAGCCGCCCTCGACTTTTCCGACGCTTTCAAAAAGTACCTTGCAAAGGGTTCGCCCGCCTACGTGTCCAAGTTCCGCCTTCCCGCAGACGAGGCCCTGGAGGCCGTCCTTGGGGCCGGGGGACTTGCCGTGCTGGCCCATCCCTCGTCTTTGGGAATGGACCCCTCAACCCTTGCGAGCTTCCTCCTTCACCTTAAGGGCCTGGGCCTTTCCGGGATCGAGGCCCTTTACCCCTCCCACAGCCCCGACTCCACCGAACGCTATATCTCTCTGGCCCGCGAGCTGGACCTTAGCGTAACCGGCGGAACCGACTTTCACGGCCTGGCCAAGCCGGACGTGGCCTTAGGCATCGGGCGCGGCGGGTTTTTCGTGCCCTTTTCCGCCTACGAGGAGCTTTTTGCCCGGCGTGGCCCCAGGGGCTTTGTAAGACCGCCCCACTCCCAGCTTGAGGCAAGGCTCGGGTACCGTTTCAACAGGCCGGAAATTCTCGCAGAGGCCCTTACCCACTCATCCCACCTTGGCGACGGCGCACCCTGCGGCACCCGCGACAACCAGCGCCTGGAGTTTCTGGGCGACGCGGTGCTTGGCCTGTGCGTGGCCATGCTTCTCATGGAGCGCCTGCCGGAGGCCGACGAGGGCCAGCTAACCCGCATGAGGGCCGCCCTGGTCTCGGAAAAGGCCCTTGCAGACCTTGCCCGCTCCCTGGAGCTAGGCCCGCACATAGTGCTTTCGAGAGGTGAGGCCGGGGCCAGGGGCTACGACAAGAACGGCATTCTGGCCGACTGCTTCGAGGCCGTCACAGGGGCCATGTTCCAGGACGGCGGGGCCGATGCATGCCAGGCCTTCGTCAACGAGTTCTTTTCACCCCTGGTCCCGGAAAACGGCCACTCCTGCCAGGCCGACCACAAGACCAGGCTCCAGGAAGTGAGCCAGCGGCTTTTTTCCGGCTCGCCCAGGTACGAGGACGTGGCGTCCTCAGGGCCAAGCCACAACCGCACTTTTGTCATGAGGGTCAACCTGCCCAACGGCATTTCCGCCCTGGGAACCGGGCGGAGCAAGAAGGCCGCCGAGCAGAACGCCGCAAAAAGCGTCCTTTCCCTGATGGAAAAACTGGGCGAATCCTGA